The Macaca fascicularis isolate 582-1 chromosome 11, T2T-MFA8v1.1 genome includes a region encoding these proteins:
- the PCBP2 gene encoding poly(rC)-binding protein 2 isoform X26 produces MDTGVIEGGLNVTLTIRLLMHGKEVGSIIGKKGESVKKMREESGARINISEGNCPERIITLAGPTNAIFKAFAMIIDKLEEDISSSMTNSTAASRPPVTLRLVVPASQCGSLIGKGGCKIKEIRESTGAQVQVAGDMLPNSTERAITIAGIPQSIIECVKQICVVMLESPPKGVTIPYRPKPSSSPVIFAGGQAYTIQGQYAIPQPDLTKLHQLAMQQSHFPMTHGNTGFSGIESSSPEVKGYWGLDASAQTTSHELTIPNDLIGCIIGRQGAKINEIRQMSGAQIKIANPVEGSTDRQVTITGSAASISLAQYLINVRLSSETGGMGSS; encoded by the exons ATGGACACCGGTGTGATTGAAGGTGGATTAAATGTCACTCTCACCATCCGGCTACTTATGCATGGAAAG GAAGTTGGCAGTATCATCGGAAAG AAAGGAGAATCAGTTAAGAAGATGCGCGAGGAG AGTGGTGCACGTATCAACATCTCAGAAGGGAATTGTCCTGAGAGAATTATCACTTTGGCTGGACCCACTAATGCCATCTTCAAAGCCTTTGCTATGATCATTGACAAACTGGAAGAG GACATAAGCAGCTCTATGACCAATAGCACAGCTGCCAGTAGACCCCCGGTCACCCTGAGGCTGGTGGTCCCTGCAAGTCAGTGTGGCTCTCTCATTGGAAAAGGTGGTTGCAAGATCAAGGAAATACGAGAG AGTACAGGGGCTCAGGTCCAGGTGGCAGGGGATATGCTACCCAACTCAACTGAGCGGGCCATCACTATTGCTGGCATTCCGCAATCCATCATTGAGTGTGTCAAACAGATCTGCGTGGTCATGTTGGAG TCCCCCCCGAAGGGCGTGACCATCCCGTACCGGCCCAAGCCGTCCAGCTCTCCGGTCATCTTTGCAGGTGGTCAG GCCTATACCATTCAAGGACAGTATGCCATTCCACAGCCAGAT TTGACCAAGCTGCACCAGTTGGCAATGCAACAGTCTCATTTTCCCATGACGCATGGCAACACCGGATTCAGTG GCATTGAATCCAGCTCTCCAGAGGTGAAAGGCTATTGGg GTTTGGATGCATCTGCTCAGACTACTTCTCATGAACTCACCATTCCAAATGAT TTGATTGGCTGCATAATCGGGCGTCAAGGCGCCAAAATCAATGAGATCCGTCAGATGTCTGGGGCGCAGATCAAAATTGCGAACCCAGTGGAAGGATCTACTGATAGGCAGGTTACCATCACTGGATCTGCTGCCAGCATTAGCCTGGCTCAATATCTAATCAATGTCAG GCTTTCCTCGGAGACGGGTGGCATGGGGAGCAGCTAG
- the PCBP2 gene encoding poly(rC)-binding protein 2 isoform X8: MDTGVIEGGLNVTLTIRLLMHGKEVGSIIGKKGESVKKMREESGARINISEGNCPERIITLAGPTNAIFKAFAMIIDKLEEDISSSMTNSTAASRPPVTLRLVVPASQCGSLIGKGGCKIKEIRESTGAQVQVAGDMLPNSTERAITIAGIPQSIIECVKQICVVMLETLSQSPPKGVTIPYRPKPSSSPVIFAGGQAYTIQGQYAIPQPDLTKLHQLAMQQSHFPMTHGNTGFSGIESSSPEVKGYWAGLDASAQTTSHELTIPNDLIGCIIGRQGAKINEIRQMSGAQIKIANPVEGSTDRQVTITGSAASISLAQYLINVSLENAKPSSQAASVTIPDHLSINLSQPSTPSSSSSSTTTPSLATAGTSDAPSSLPNPLPTAPCVSSLLGMKPIPLLALNVVSAAKGTGASATTTTTSAVPCVTNKLKGEKQRFSPY; encoded by the exons ATGGACACCGGTGTGATTGAAGGTGGATTAAATGTCACTCTCACCATCCGGCTACTTATGCATGGAAAG GAAGTTGGCAGTATCATCGGAAAG AAAGGAGAATCAGTTAAGAAGATGCGCGAGGAG AGTGGTGCACGTATCAACATCTCAGAAGGGAATTGTCCTGAGAGAATTATCACTTTGGCTGGACCCACTAATGCCATCTTCAAAGCCTTTGCTATGATCATTGACAAACTGGAAGAG GACATAAGCAGCTCTATGACCAATAGCACAGCTGCCAGTAGACCCCCGGTCACCCTGAGGCTGGTGGTCCCTGCAAGTCAGTGTGGCTCTCTCATTGGAAAAGGTGGTTGCAAGATCAAGGAAATACGAGAG AGTACAGGGGCTCAGGTCCAGGTGGCAGGGGATATGCTACCCAACTCAACTGAGCGGGCCATCACTATTGCTGGCATTCCGCAATCCATCATTGAGTGTGTCAAACAGATCTGCGTGGTCATGTTGGA gactCTCTCCCAGTCCCCCCCGAAGGGCGTGACCATCCCGTACCGGCCCAAGCCGTCCAGCTCTCCGGTCATCTTTGCAGGTGGTCAG GCCTATACCATTCAAGGACAGTATGCCATTCCACAGCCAGAT TTGACCAAGCTGCACCAGTTGGCAATGCAACAGTCTCATTTTCCCATGACGCATGGCAACACCGGATTCAGTG GCATTGAATCCAGCTCTCCAGAGGTGAAAGGCTATTGGg CAGGTTTGGATGCATCTGCTCAGACTACTTCTCATGAACTCACCATTCCAAATGAT TTGATTGGCTGCATAATCGGGCGTCAAGGCGCCAAAATCAATGAGATCCGTCAGATGTCTGGGGCGCAGATCAAAATTGCGAACCCAGTGGAAGGATCTACTGATAGGCAGGTTACCATCACTGGATCTGCTGCCAGCATTAGCCTGGCTCAATATCTAATCAATGTCAG TTTAGAAAACGCTAAACCCTCCTCCCAGGCAGCCTCCGTCACGATCCCTGATCACCTCAGCATCAACCTCTCTCAACCCTCcaccccttcttcttcttcctcctccaccaccaccccctCGCTCGCCACAGCGGGGACCTCCGACGCACCCTCCAGCCTCCCCAACCCTCTTCCGACCGCCCCTTGTGTCTCCAGTCTGCTTGGCATGAAACCCATCCCTCTCCTGGCTCTAAATGTTGTGTCTGCTGCTAAGGGTACCGGGGCTTcagctaccaccaccaccacctctgccGTGCCATGTGTAACTAACAAACTGAAAGGCGAGAAACAGAGATTCTCTCCCTACTGA
- the PCBP2 gene encoding poly(rC)-binding protein 2 isoform X21 — MDTGVIEGGLNVTLTIRLLMHGKEVGSIIGKKGESVKKMREESGARINISEGNCPERIITLAGPTNAIFKAFAMIIDKLEEDISSSMTNSTAASRPPVTLRLVVPASQCGSLIGKGGCKIKEIRESTGAQVQVAGDMLPNSTERAITIAGIPQSIIECVKQICVVMLESPPKGVTIPYRPKPSSSPVIFAGGQDRYSTGSDSASFPHTTPSMCLNPDLEGPPLELTKLHQLAMQQSHFPMTHGNTGFSGIESSSPEVKGYWGLDASAQTTSHELTIPNDLIGCIIGRQGAKINEIRQMSGAQIKIANPVEGSTDRQVTITGSAASISLAQYLINVRLSSETGGMGSS; from the exons ATGGACACCGGTGTGATTGAAGGTGGATTAAATGTCACTCTCACCATCCGGCTACTTATGCATGGAAAG GAAGTTGGCAGTATCATCGGAAAG AAAGGAGAATCAGTTAAGAAGATGCGCGAGGAG AGTGGTGCACGTATCAACATCTCAGAAGGGAATTGTCCTGAGAGAATTATCACTTTGGCTGGACCCACTAATGCCATCTTCAAAGCCTTTGCTATGATCATTGACAAACTGGAAGAG GACATAAGCAGCTCTATGACCAATAGCACAGCTGCCAGTAGACCCCCGGTCACCCTGAGGCTGGTGGTCCCTGCAAGTCAGTGTGGCTCTCTCATTGGAAAAGGTGGTTGCAAGATCAAGGAAATACGAGAG AGTACAGGGGCTCAGGTCCAGGTGGCAGGGGATATGCTACCCAACTCAACTGAGCGGGCCATCACTATTGCTGGCATTCCGCAATCCATCATTGAGTGTGTCAAACAGATCTGCGTGGTCATGTTGGAG TCCCCCCCGAAGGGCGTGACCATCCCGTACCGGCCCAAGCCGTCCAGCTCTCCGGTCATCTTTGCAGGTGGTCAG GACAGGTACAGCACAGGCAGCGACAGTGCGAGCTTTCCCCACACCACCCCGTCCATGTGCCTCAACCCTGACCTGGAGGGACCACCTCTAGAG TTGACCAAGCTGCACCAGTTGGCAATGCAACAGTCTCATTTTCCCATGACGCATGGCAACACCGGATTCAGTG GCATTGAATCCAGCTCTCCAGAGGTGAAAGGCTATTGGg GTTTGGATGCATCTGCTCAGACTACTTCTCATGAACTCACCATTCCAAATGAT TTGATTGGCTGCATAATCGGGCGTCAAGGCGCCAAAATCAATGAGATCCGTCAGATGTCTGGGGCGCAGATCAAAATTGCGAACCCAGTGGAAGGATCTACTGATAGGCAGGTTACCATCACTGGATCTGCTGCCAGCATTAGCCTGGCTCAATATCTAATCAATGTCAG GCTTTCCTCGGAGACGGGTGGCATGGGGAGCAGCTAG
- the PCBP2 gene encoding poly(rC)-binding protein 2 isoform X16: MDTGVIEGGLNVTLTIRLLMHGKEVGSIIGKKGESVKKMREESGARINISEGNCPERIITLAGPTNAIFKAFAMIIDKLEEDISSSMTNSTAASRPPVTLRLVVPASQCGSLIGKGGCKIKEIRESTGAQVQVAGDMLPNSTERAITIAGIPQSIIECVKQICVVMLETLSQSPPKGVTIPYRPKPSSSPVIFAGGQDRYSTGSDSASFPHTTPSMCLNPDLEGPPLEAYTIQGQYAIPQPDLTKLHQLAMQQSHFPMTHGNTGFSAGLDASAQTTSHELTIPNDLIGCIIGRQGAKINEIRQMSGAQIKIANPVEGSTDRQVTITGSAASISLAQYLINVRLSSETGGMGSS, encoded by the exons ATGGACACCGGTGTGATTGAAGGTGGATTAAATGTCACTCTCACCATCCGGCTACTTATGCATGGAAAG GAAGTTGGCAGTATCATCGGAAAG AAAGGAGAATCAGTTAAGAAGATGCGCGAGGAG AGTGGTGCACGTATCAACATCTCAGAAGGGAATTGTCCTGAGAGAATTATCACTTTGGCTGGACCCACTAATGCCATCTTCAAAGCCTTTGCTATGATCATTGACAAACTGGAAGAG GACATAAGCAGCTCTATGACCAATAGCACAGCTGCCAGTAGACCCCCGGTCACCCTGAGGCTGGTGGTCCCTGCAAGTCAGTGTGGCTCTCTCATTGGAAAAGGTGGTTGCAAGATCAAGGAAATACGAGAG AGTACAGGGGCTCAGGTCCAGGTGGCAGGGGATATGCTACCCAACTCAACTGAGCGGGCCATCACTATTGCTGGCATTCCGCAATCCATCATTGAGTGTGTCAAACAGATCTGCGTGGTCATGTTGGA gactCTCTCCCAGTCCCCCCCGAAGGGCGTGACCATCCCGTACCGGCCCAAGCCGTCCAGCTCTCCGGTCATCTTTGCAGGTGGTCAG GACAGGTACAGCACAGGCAGCGACAGTGCGAGCTTTCCCCACACCACCCCGTCCATGTGCCTCAACCCTGACCTGGAGGGACCACCTCTAGAG GCCTATACCATTCAAGGACAGTATGCCATTCCACAGCCAGAT TTGACCAAGCTGCACCAGTTGGCAATGCAACAGTCTCATTTTCCCATGACGCATGGCAACACCGGATTCAGTG CAGGTTTGGATGCATCTGCTCAGACTACTTCTCATGAACTCACCATTCCAAATGAT TTGATTGGCTGCATAATCGGGCGTCAAGGCGCCAAAATCAATGAGATCCGTCAGATGTCTGGGGCGCAGATCAAAATTGCGAACCCAGTGGAAGGATCTACTGATAGGCAGGTTACCATCACTGGATCTGCTGCCAGCATTAGCCTGGCTCAATATCTAATCAATGTCAG GCTTTCCTCGGAGACGGGTGGCATGGGGAGCAGCTAG
- the PCBP2 gene encoding poly(rC)-binding protein 2 isoform X18, with protein MDTGVIEGGLNVTLTIRLLMHGKEVGSIIGKKGESVKKMREESGARINISEGNCPERIITLAGPTNAIFKAFAMIIDKLEEDISSSMTNSTAASRPPVTLRLVVPASQCGSLIGKGGCKIKEIRESTGAQVQVAGDMLPNSTERAITIAGIPQSIIECVKQICVVMLESPPKGVTIPYRPKPSSSPVIFAGGQDRYSTGSDSASFPHTTPSMCLNPDLEGPPLEAYTIQGQYAIPQPDLTKLHQLAMQQSHFPMTHGNTGFSAGLDASAQTTSHELTIPNDLIGCIIGRQGAKINEIRQMSGAQIKIANPVEGSTDRQVTITGSAASISLAQYLINVRLSSETGGMGSS; from the exons ATGGACACCGGTGTGATTGAAGGTGGATTAAATGTCACTCTCACCATCCGGCTACTTATGCATGGAAAG GAAGTTGGCAGTATCATCGGAAAG AAAGGAGAATCAGTTAAGAAGATGCGCGAGGAG AGTGGTGCACGTATCAACATCTCAGAAGGGAATTGTCCTGAGAGAATTATCACTTTGGCTGGACCCACTAATGCCATCTTCAAAGCCTTTGCTATGATCATTGACAAACTGGAAGAG GACATAAGCAGCTCTATGACCAATAGCACAGCTGCCAGTAGACCCCCGGTCACCCTGAGGCTGGTGGTCCCTGCAAGTCAGTGTGGCTCTCTCATTGGAAAAGGTGGTTGCAAGATCAAGGAAATACGAGAG AGTACAGGGGCTCAGGTCCAGGTGGCAGGGGATATGCTACCCAACTCAACTGAGCGGGCCATCACTATTGCTGGCATTCCGCAATCCATCATTGAGTGTGTCAAACAGATCTGCGTGGTCATGTTGGAG TCCCCCCCGAAGGGCGTGACCATCCCGTACCGGCCCAAGCCGTCCAGCTCTCCGGTCATCTTTGCAGGTGGTCAG GACAGGTACAGCACAGGCAGCGACAGTGCGAGCTTTCCCCACACCACCCCGTCCATGTGCCTCAACCCTGACCTGGAGGGACCACCTCTAGAG GCCTATACCATTCAAGGACAGTATGCCATTCCACAGCCAGAT TTGACCAAGCTGCACCAGTTGGCAATGCAACAGTCTCATTTTCCCATGACGCATGGCAACACCGGATTCAGTG CAGGTTTGGATGCATCTGCTCAGACTACTTCTCATGAACTCACCATTCCAAATGAT TTGATTGGCTGCATAATCGGGCGTCAAGGCGCCAAAATCAATGAGATCCGTCAGATGTCTGGGGCGCAGATCAAAATTGCGAACCCAGTGGAAGGATCTACTGATAGGCAGGTTACCATCACTGGATCTGCTGCCAGCATTAGCCTGGCTCAATATCTAATCAATGTCAG GCTTTCCTCGGAGACGGGTGGCATGGGGAGCAGCTAG
- the PCBP2 gene encoding poly(rC)-binding protein 2 isoform X20: MDTGVIEGGLNVTLTIRLLMHGKEVGSIIGKKGESVKKMREESGARINISEGNCPERIITLAGPTNAIFKAFAMIIDKLEEDISSSMTNSTAASRPPVTLRLVVPASQCGSLIGKGGCKIKEIRESTGAQVQVAGDMLPNSTERAITIAGIPQSIIECVKQICVVMLESPPKGVTIPYRPKPSSSPVIFAGGQDRYSTGSDSASFPHTTPSMCLNPDLEGPPLELTKLHQLAMQQSHFPMTHGNTGFSGIESSSPEVKGYWAGLDASAQTTSHELTIPNDLIGCIIGRQGAKINEIRQMSGAQIKIANPVEGSTDRQVTITGSAASISLAQYLINVRLSSETGGMGSS; encoded by the exons ATGGACACCGGTGTGATTGAAGGTGGATTAAATGTCACTCTCACCATCCGGCTACTTATGCATGGAAAG GAAGTTGGCAGTATCATCGGAAAG AAAGGAGAATCAGTTAAGAAGATGCGCGAGGAG AGTGGTGCACGTATCAACATCTCAGAAGGGAATTGTCCTGAGAGAATTATCACTTTGGCTGGACCCACTAATGCCATCTTCAAAGCCTTTGCTATGATCATTGACAAACTGGAAGAG GACATAAGCAGCTCTATGACCAATAGCACAGCTGCCAGTAGACCCCCGGTCACCCTGAGGCTGGTGGTCCCTGCAAGTCAGTGTGGCTCTCTCATTGGAAAAGGTGGTTGCAAGATCAAGGAAATACGAGAG AGTACAGGGGCTCAGGTCCAGGTGGCAGGGGATATGCTACCCAACTCAACTGAGCGGGCCATCACTATTGCTGGCATTCCGCAATCCATCATTGAGTGTGTCAAACAGATCTGCGTGGTCATGTTGGAG TCCCCCCCGAAGGGCGTGACCATCCCGTACCGGCCCAAGCCGTCCAGCTCTCCGGTCATCTTTGCAGGTGGTCAG GACAGGTACAGCACAGGCAGCGACAGTGCGAGCTTTCCCCACACCACCCCGTCCATGTGCCTCAACCCTGACCTGGAGGGACCACCTCTAGAG TTGACCAAGCTGCACCAGTTGGCAATGCAACAGTCTCATTTTCCCATGACGCATGGCAACACCGGATTCAGTG GCATTGAATCCAGCTCTCCAGAGGTGAAAGGCTATTGGg CAGGTTTGGATGCATCTGCTCAGACTACTTCTCATGAACTCACCATTCCAAATGAT TTGATTGGCTGCATAATCGGGCGTCAAGGCGCCAAAATCAATGAGATCCGTCAGATGTCTGGGGCGCAGATCAAAATTGCGAACCCAGTGGAAGGATCTACTGATAGGCAGGTTACCATCACTGGATCTGCTGCCAGCATTAGCCTGGCTCAATATCTAATCAATGTCAG GCTTTCCTCGGAGACGGGTGGCATGGGGAGCAGCTAG
- the PCBP2 gene encoding poly(rC)-binding protein 2 isoform X9 encodes MDTGVIEGGLNVTLTIRLLMHGKEVGSIIGKKGESVKKMREESGARINISEGNCPERIITLAGPTNAIFKAFAMIIDKLEEDISSSMTNSTAASRPPVTLRLVVPASQCGSLIGKGGCKIKEIRESTGAQVQVAGDMLPNSTERAITIAGIPQSIIECVKQICVVMLESPPKGVTIPYRPKPSSSPVIFAGGQAYTIQGQYAIPQPDLTKLHQLAMQQSHFPMTHGNTGFSGIESSSPEVKGYWAGLDASAQTTSHELTIPNDLIGCIIGRQGAKINEIRQMSGAQIKIANPVEGSTDRQVTITGSAASISLAQYLINVSLENAKPSSQAASVTIPDHLSINLSQPSTPSSSSSSTTTPSLATAGTSDAPSSLPNPLPTAPCVSSLLGMKPIPLLALNVVSAAKGTGASATTTTTSAVPCVTNKLKGEKQRFSPY; translated from the exons ATGGACACCGGTGTGATTGAAGGTGGATTAAATGTCACTCTCACCATCCGGCTACTTATGCATGGAAAG GAAGTTGGCAGTATCATCGGAAAG AAAGGAGAATCAGTTAAGAAGATGCGCGAGGAG AGTGGTGCACGTATCAACATCTCAGAAGGGAATTGTCCTGAGAGAATTATCACTTTGGCTGGACCCACTAATGCCATCTTCAAAGCCTTTGCTATGATCATTGACAAACTGGAAGAG GACATAAGCAGCTCTATGACCAATAGCACAGCTGCCAGTAGACCCCCGGTCACCCTGAGGCTGGTGGTCCCTGCAAGTCAGTGTGGCTCTCTCATTGGAAAAGGTGGTTGCAAGATCAAGGAAATACGAGAG AGTACAGGGGCTCAGGTCCAGGTGGCAGGGGATATGCTACCCAACTCAACTGAGCGGGCCATCACTATTGCTGGCATTCCGCAATCCATCATTGAGTGTGTCAAACAGATCTGCGTGGTCATGTTGGAG TCCCCCCCGAAGGGCGTGACCATCCCGTACCGGCCCAAGCCGTCCAGCTCTCCGGTCATCTTTGCAGGTGGTCAG GCCTATACCATTCAAGGACAGTATGCCATTCCACAGCCAGAT TTGACCAAGCTGCACCAGTTGGCAATGCAACAGTCTCATTTTCCCATGACGCATGGCAACACCGGATTCAGTG GCATTGAATCCAGCTCTCCAGAGGTGAAAGGCTATTGGg CAGGTTTGGATGCATCTGCTCAGACTACTTCTCATGAACTCACCATTCCAAATGAT TTGATTGGCTGCATAATCGGGCGTCAAGGCGCCAAAATCAATGAGATCCGTCAGATGTCTGGGGCGCAGATCAAAATTGCGAACCCAGTGGAAGGATCTACTGATAGGCAGGTTACCATCACTGGATCTGCTGCCAGCATTAGCCTGGCTCAATATCTAATCAATGTCAG TTTAGAAAACGCTAAACCCTCCTCCCAGGCAGCCTCCGTCACGATCCCTGATCACCTCAGCATCAACCTCTCTCAACCCTCcaccccttcttcttcttcctcctccaccaccaccccctCGCTCGCCACAGCGGGGACCTCCGACGCACCCTCCAGCCTCCCCAACCCTCTTCCGACCGCCCCTTGTGTCTCCAGTCTGCTTGGCATGAAACCCATCCCTCTCCTGGCTCTAAATGTTGTGTCTGCTGCTAAGGGTACCGGGGCTTcagctaccaccaccaccacctctgccGTGCCATGTGTAACTAACAAACTGAAAGGCGAGAAACAGAGATTCTCTCCCTACTGA
- the PCBP2 gene encoding poly(rC)-binding protein 2 isoform X22, with the protein MDTGVIEGGLNVTLTIRLLMHGKEVGSIIGKKGESVKKMREESGARINISEGNCPERIITLAGPTNAIFKAFAMIIDKLEEDISSSMTNSTAASRPPVTLRLVVPASQCGSLIGKGGCKIKEIRESTGAQVQVAGDMLPNSTERAITIAGIPQSIIECVKQICVVMLESPPKGVTIPYRPKPSSSPVIFAGGQDRYSTGSDSASFPHTTPSMCLNPDLEGPPLELTKLHQLAMQQSHFPMTHGNTGFSAGLDASAQTTSHELTIPNDLIGCIIGRQGAKINEIRQMSGAQIKIANPVEGSTDRQVTITGSAASISLAQYLINVRLSSETGGMGSS; encoded by the exons ATGGACACCGGTGTGATTGAAGGTGGATTAAATGTCACTCTCACCATCCGGCTACTTATGCATGGAAAG GAAGTTGGCAGTATCATCGGAAAG AAAGGAGAATCAGTTAAGAAGATGCGCGAGGAG AGTGGTGCACGTATCAACATCTCAGAAGGGAATTGTCCTGAGAGAATTATCACTTTGGCTGGACCCACTAATGCCATCTTCAAAGCCTTTGCTATGATCATTGACAAACTGGAAGAG GACATAAGCAGCTCTATGACCAATAGCACAGCTGCCAGTAGACCCCCGGTCACCCTGAGGCTGGTGGTCCCTGCAAGTCAGTGTGGCTCTCTCATTGGAAAAGGTGGTTGCAAGATCAAGGAAATACGAGAG AGTACAGGGGCTCAGGTCCAGGTGGCAGGGGATATGCTACCCAACTCAACTGAGCGGGCCATCACTATTGCTGGCATTCCGCAATCCATCATTGAGTGTGTCAAACAGATCTGCGTGGTCATGTTGGAG TCCCCCCCGAAGGGCGTGACCATCCCGTACCGGCCCAAGCCGTCCAGCTCTCCGGTCATCTTTGCAGGTGGTCAG GACAGGTACAGCACAGGCAGCGACAGTGCGAGCTTTCCCCACACCACCCCGTCCATGTGCCTCAACCCTGACCTGGAGGGACCACCTCTAGAG TTGACCAAGCTGCACCAGTTGGCAATGCAACAGTCTCATTTTCCCATGACGCATGGCAACACCGGATTCAGTG CAGGTTTGGATGCATCTGCTCAGACTACTTCTCATGAACTCACCATTCCAAATGAT TTGATTGGCTGCATAATCGGGCGTCAAGGCGCCAAAATCAATGAGATCCGTCAGATGTCTGGGGCGCAGATCAAAATTGCGAACCCAGTGGAAGGATCTACTGATAGGCAGGTTACCATCACTGGATCTGCTGCCAGCATTAGCCTGGCTCAATATCTAATCAATGTCAG GCTTTCCTCGGAGACGGGTGGCATGGGGAGCAGCTAG
- the PCBP2 gene encoding poly(rC)-binding protein 2 isoform X13 — protein MDTGVIEGGLNVTLTIRLLMHGKEVGSIIGKKGESVKKMREESGARINISEGNCPERIITLAGPTNAIFKAFAMIIDKLEEDISSSMTNSTAASRPPVTLRLVVPASQCGSLIGKGGCKIKEIRESTGAQVQVAGDMLPNSTERAITIAGIPQSIIECVKQICVVMLETLSQSPPKGVTIPYRPKPSSSPVIFAGGQDRYSTGSDSASFPHTTPSMCLNPDLEGPPLEAYTIQGQYAIPQPDLTKLHQLAMQQSHFPMTHGNTGFSGIESSSPEVKGYWGLDASAQTTSHELTIPNDLIGCIIGRQGAKINEIRQMSGAQIKIANPVEGSTDRQVTITGSAASISLAQYLINVRLSSETGGMGSS, from the exons ATGGACACCGGTGTGATTGAAGGTGGATTAAATGTCACTCTCACCATCCGGCTACTTATGCATGGAAAG GAAGTTGGCAGTATCATCGGAAAG AAAGGAGAATCAGTTAAGAAGATGCGCGAGGAG AGTGGTGCACGTATCAACATCTCAGAAGGGAATTGTCCTGAGAGAATTATCACTTTGGCTGGACCCACTAATGCCATCTTCAAAGCCTTTGCTATGATCATTGACAAACTGGAAGAG GACATAAGCAGCTCTATGACCAATAGCACAGCTGCCAGTAGACCCCCGGTCACCCTGAGGCTGGTGGTCCCTGCAAGTCAGTGTGGCTCTCTCATTGGAAAAGGTGGTTGCAAGATCAAGGAAATACGAGAG AGTACAGGGGCTCAGGTCCAGGTGGCAGGGGATATGCTACCCAACTCAACTGAGCGGGCCATCACTATTGCTGGCATTCCGCAATCCATCATTGAGTGTGTCAAACAGATCTGCGTGGTCATGTTGGA gactCTCTCCCAGTCCCCCCCGAAGGGCGTGACCATCCCGTACCGGCCCAAGCCGTCCAGCTCTCCGGTCATCTTTGCAGGTGGTCAG GACAGGTACAGCACAGGCAGCGACAGTGCGAGCTTTCCCCACACCACCCCGTCCATGTGCCTCAACCCTGACCTGGAGGGACCACCTCTAGAG GCCTATACCATTCAAGGACAGTATGCCATTCCACAGCCAGAT TTGACCAAGCTGCACCAGTTGGCAATGCAACAGTCTCATTTTCCCATGACGCATGGCAACACCGGATTCAGTG GCATTGAATCCAGCTCTCCAGAGGTGAAAGGCTATTGGg GTTTGGATGCATCTGCTCAGACTACTTCTCATGAACTCACCATTCCAAATGAT TTGATTGGCTGCATAATCGGGCGTCAAGGCGCCAAAATCAATGAGATCCGTCAGATGTCTGGGGCGCAGATCAAAATTGCGAACCCAGTGGAAGGATCTACTGATAGGCAGGTTACCATCACTGGATCTGCTGCCAGCATTAGCCTGGCTCAATATCTAATCAATGTCAG GCTTTCCTCGGAGACGGGTGGCATGGGGAGCAGCTAG